GTGGCCTCTCGACACGGATCGAAGTACGTTCGGTCGACCCGGCGGCGAACCCGTACCTCGCTTTGGCCACGCTATTGGCTGCAGGTCTTGATGGAATCGAGAAAGAAATGGCGGCTCCGAAGCCGATCGATAGCAACATCTACGTCATGGACAAGCCAGAACGTGTTGCTAACGGGATTGACGACCTTCCGGCTACGCTCTTCGACGCGCTCGAAGTACTCCGTACCGACAAAGTCGTCATGGAATCACTCGGTGAACATATCGGTGAGCACTTCCTCGAGTTGAAAGAAATCGAGTGGGATATGTTCCGTACGCAAGTGACAGAGTGGGAGCGCGATCAGTACATGACGCTCTACTAAGTCGACTAATGAGGGATATTCCCTTTAAAATCAGAGTCCTGAACGAGTCTTCGTATGAAGTGCTCATTCAGGACTCTTTTTCTATAATTCGCTTCAACTAATCAATATAATGAGGGAGAATGTATATCACTATAAATGTAATGGAATGGGATAGGGGGACGAGAAGTGGCAACACCATTAAAAGACGTGTATGATGAGACCTTTTTGTTGGAATTTGGACGACGTATTCAAACCGTGTATCCGTCATTTGACGTACAGGCTTTTATCGCATCAATCATAGATGAATCGTGGGAAGCGTTGGCACTCAAAGGGCGTACTCGACGTATTTCGATAAAACTAGGTCAGTATTTGCCACAGAATTACGAATCAGCTTTGGACGTATTGGTTGAAATTGCAGATGACTGCGTCGGCTTTCCTTATTTGTTTTTCCCGGACTTTGTAGCAGTGTACGGGCAGGCAGAAGAGCATTGGGAACGCTCGATGTCAGCGCTCGAACGCTTCACGCAGACGTCGTCTTCTGAATTCGCCATCAGACCTTTTTTGTTGCGGGATCCAACACGTGTGATGCATCAAATGACAGCTTGGGCCATTCATCCGAACGAACATGTACGGCGTTTGGCGAGTGAAGGCTGTCGTCCTCGCCTTCCGTGGGCAGAATCGCTACCGATGTTCAAAGAAGACCCGGCTCCAGTGTTGGAGATTTTAGAGTTGTTAAAAGAAGACCCATCATTATATGTGAGAAAAAGTGTGGCCAACAATCTCAACGATATCTCGAAAGATCACCCAGAAGCCGTACTCGCAGTCTCGCGACGATGGCAGGGCGAGCATCCTCATACCGATTGGATCATTAGACACGGATGCCGGACACTGATCAAGTCAGCCCATCCTGACGCGTTAACGATATTCGGTTATACGCAGGAAACAAATTTAACCGTCGACTCATCGATTTCTATACATCCGAACGTGATCCGCATAGGGGAGGCGTGCGAGATTCAATACGATGTGTCCATTCGTCCAGGGGATACTGCTTATGTTCGTATCGAATACGCGATTGAGTTTATAAAGGCCAACGGGAAAGCGAGTCGTAAAGCATTCCTGCTAGCGAATAGAACCGTCGCTGGGGGCGCGCGACTTGCAGCGACCAGAGTGCATGACTGGTCAGATTTGACGACCCGTCGGCATTATCCAGGGGAGCATCGTGTCGTCTTGTTGGTAAATGGACGAGAAGTGGCTGAAAATCATGTCATGTTGCATAAAAGTTGTTGAACTTCTATATAATAAACGGTTCAAAAAAAGGGCAACCCTGTCTATTTAGACGGGTTGCCCTTTTTGGGTGTGTAGCATAACGATCTGATTAAAACGCACGTTTGAAGAACGTGGACGCATAGTCGAGCGTCGTATGTAGCGTCGTCGCGAAAACGAGTCCGAAGAAGCATGCTGCCCCGTTCAGGTCGAGCCACGATCTGATAGCTTCCTCATACGGCGTGACCGTGAGCAGAAGCGTGAGCGGGAAACCGAGATAGATGACCCGGATCAGATCGCTCAAGAGCGGAAAATGCGAGAATAACGACCGATGGGGCATAATCTTCACATAAGGGAGCCAAAAGCCCCGAAGCGGTCCCCATCGATAATAGGCGTCCGACTTCAAATCGAGATCCGGGGAGAGCCAGAACGTCCCGATGAGGGCGCCAAGCAGGAACACGGTCGGAACATCGATGTCAATAAAAGGCGTGGCAATCGCAAGAGCACCGATTGCCACGAGATTCGTACGGGTATGTGTCTTGCCACTAGCCATTAGTGAATCGTGCGGTATACACCGATGACCTTCCCTAAAATCGACACGTTATCGAAATACATCGCTTCGAGTTCGTCGTTCTCCGGTTGAAGACGCACTTTCGAAGCTTCTTTATAAATCCGCTTCACGGTCGCTTCACCTTCATCCGTCATGGCGACGACAATCTCTCCATTGTCGGCCGTGTTCTGTTGACGGACGAGGACGCGGTCCCCATCCAAGATCCCCGCGTTAATCATCGAGTCTCCTGAGACAGAGAGCATGTAGACGTTGTCGGAACCGACGACGTGAGCCGGGAGCGGGAAGTGTTCTTCCACGTTCTCGATGGCCGTGATCGGCGTACCGGCTGTGACTTTCCCGATGACCGGCACGTACATGACGGCATCGTGGTCTTCGACGACGGACATCTCTTCATCCAAAATCTCGATGGCGCGTGGCTTCGTCTTATCACGTCGAATCAATCCACGCTTCT
This sequence is a window from Exiguobacterium mexicanum. Protein-coding genes within it:
- the lexA gene encoding transcriptional repressor LexA, which produces MKKMSARQQQILDFIKAEVRAKGYPPSVREIGEAVGLASSSTVHGHLDRLEKRGLIRRDKTKPRAIEILDEEMSVVEDHDAVMYVPVIGKVTAGTPITAIENVEEHFPLPAHVVGSDNVYMLSVSGDSMINAGILDGDRVLVRQQNTADNGEIVVAMTDEGEATVKRIYKEASKVRLQPENDELEAMYFDNVSILGKVIGVYRTIH
- a CDS encoding DNA alkylation repair protein: MATPLKDVYDETFLLEFGRRIQTVYPSFDVQAFIASIIDESWEALALKGRTRRISIKLGQYLPQNYESALDVLVEIADDCVGFPYLFFPDFVAVYGQAEEHWERSMSALERFTQTSSSEFAIRPFLLRDPTRVMHQMTAWAIHPNEHVRRLASEGCRPRLPWAESLPMFKEDPAPVLEILELLKEDPSLYVRKSVANNLNDISKDHPEAVLAVSRRWQGEHPHTDWIIRHGCRTLIKSAHPDALTIFGYTQETNLTVDSSISIHPNVIRIGEACEIQYDVSIRPGDTAYVRIEYAIEFIKANGKASRKAFLLANRTVAGGARLAATRVHDWSDLTTRRHYPGEHRVVLLVNGREVAENHVMLHKSC
- a CDS encoding metal-binding protein, whose amino-acid sequence is MASGKTHTRTNLVAIGALAIATPFIDIDVPTVFLLGALIGTFWLSPDLDLKSDAYYRWGPLRGFWLPYVKIMPHRSLFSHFPLLSDLIRVIYLGFPLTLLLTVTPYEEAIRSWLDLNGAACFFGLVFATTLHTTLDYASTFFKRAF